The following proteins are co-located in the Imtechella halotolerans genome:
- a CDS encoding DUF5686 and carboxypeptidase-like regulatory domain-containing protein, whose product MNKILLFLLLLLSVFTNAQISIKGIVKDKSTQTPLPYATIKSGANQGTITDRDGKFSIVLPNNTIDFQVSYIGYNSKLITLEEGTTYYSIFLEDNIENLKEVVLYASEDPALKIMRKVIAQKPQNNPNKKLNTYRFNSYNRLIVTAEPDSIKGSIDSIFKITESGKKLIQVDSTNYEFKKQMKRAHLFISEKNSEYTYTKNKGNRETVHATRTSGLKQPIYELLAIQLQSFSFYENQYTVFGTNYISPIGNRALKEYYYRILDTVSIQNREAYMIHYKPKTTGNTAGLEGVLYIDTNTYALQKALVQLKAIVDIKATQEFNYYPKENLWFPSQKEIILRKGKNNEAISMFGKNVGISVSENTKDTSIVRSDFQDTSELLYLKSTEHITNVEFEIPVKIKGSGLALVFDDDAATRTDQYWEAYRPAINYRDSGTYYFLDSISEAQKIDTKLAFVQKLLKGYINTKYIDFDLKNLIKYNNYEGFRIGMGFVTNTTLSPKYRLNGYGVYGTKDKQFKYGIGGSTKLSKISNTWLGFNYIDDLIETGSHTYITEGRSFSLFEPRLFNISMFHKSRSISSYLEHDITAKLKTKWQITKANISPTYPYIYTTNNLEYNTYKITTATVSTEWTPSSQYMLSPKGKVETTIGYPRISFQVTQGIDNFLDGDFNFTKINIKALHQIKFRNKSITNLQLELGKAFGDLPLSELFHTSPNNPNKTSIMRRFAVGGGNSFETMYFNEFFSDQFTSLQIKHYFNRLTISQKLKPQFVFVTRAAIGDVDNIDKHVGVSFQSLRHGYMETGLEINKVWKGFGLAAFYRYGAYHLPRFDNNISLKFTYFFNLGL is encoded by the coding sequence ATGAACAAAATCCTGCTATTCCTTCTTTTACTTCTCTCTGTATTTACAAATGCCCAAATTTCAATAAAAGGCATAGTTAAAGATAAAAGTACACAAACACCACTTCCGTATGCTACTATTAAATCCGGAGCCAACCAAGGCACTATAACCGATAGAGACGGTAAATTTTCCATTGTACTACCTAATAATACAATCGATTTTCAAGTTAGTTATATAGGATATAACTCAAAATTAATAACTCTAGAAGAAGGGACAACTTATTACTCTATCTTCTTGGAAGATAACATTGAGAATTTAAAAGAAGTTGTACTCTACGCAAGTGAGGATCCTGCCCTAAAAATCATGCGTAAAGTCATAGCGCAGAAACCACAAAACAATCCAAACAAAAAACTAAACACATATAGGTTTAACTCCTACAATCGTTTAATAGTTACTGCAGAACCAGATTCAATTAAAGGCAGTATTGATTCCATTTTTAAAATAACGGAATCCGGAAAAAAACTCATACAAGTGGATTCAACTAACTATGAGTTTAAAAAACAAATGAAAAGGGCCCATCTATTTATTTCTGAAAAAAACTCGGAATATACCTACACTAAAAATAAAGGAAACAGAGAAACAGTACATGCAACACGCACTTCTGGATTAAAACAACCAATTTACGAGTTACTTGCCATTCAATTACAGTCATTTTCATTTTACGAAAACCAATATACCGTCTTTGGAACGAACTACATCAGCCCTATTGGAAACAGAGCTCTTAAAGAGTATTACTATCGAATTCTAGATACGGTATCTATCCAAAACAGGGAGGCCTACATGATTCACTATAAACCAAAAACCACAGGAAATACGGCAGGATTAGAGGGCGTTTTATATATTGACACTAATACCTATGCACTACAAAAAGCTCTAGTACAATTGAAAGCAATAGTTGACATTAAGGCCACACAGGAATTCAACTATTATCCTAAAGAAAATCTTTGGTTTCCTTCACAAAAGGAAATAATCCTCCGTAAAGGAAAAAACAATGAAGCCATAAGTATGTTTGGAAAAAATGTAGGTATTAGTGTTTCTGAAAATACTAAAGACACTTCAATCGTTAGAAGTGATTTTCAAGACACCTCAGAACTACTTTATCTAAAGTCCACTGAACATATTACAAATGTAGAATTTGAAATTCCAGTTAAAATAAAAGGATCAGGATTAGCTCTAGTATTTGATGACGATGCAGCCACTAGAACTGATCAGTACTGGGAAGCTTATCGTCCAGCAATTAATTATAGAGACTCCGGAACTTACTACTTTTTGGATAGCATCTCTGAAGCACAAAAAATCGACACCAAATTAGCATTCGTACAAAAATTATTAAAAGGATATATAAACACCAAATACATTGATTTTGATTTAAAAAACCTTATTAAGTACAACAATTACGAAGGTTTTAGGATTGGAATGGGATTTGTTACAAACACGACATTATCACCAAAGTATCGACTTAATGGATATGGTGTATATGGCACGAAGGACAAGCAATTTAAATATGGAATCGGGGGCAGCACTAAACTAAGTAAAATAAGTAATACATGGCTAGGATTCAATTATATCGATGATCTCATTGAAACAGGAAGTCACACATATATAACGGAGGGCAGATCGTTCTCATTATTCGAACCAAGACTTTTCAATATCTCAATGTTCCATAAAAGTAGAAGCATTAGCAGCTATTTGGAACATGATATAACTGCAAAGCTTAAAACAAAATGGCAAATTACTAAAGCAAACATCTCACCCACCTATCCATATATTTACACCACTAATAATCTAGAATATAATACATACAAAATAACTACAGCGACTGTAAGCACAGAATGGACTCCCTCTAGCCAATATATGCTAAGTCCAAAAGGAAAGGTAGAAACAACCATAGGTTATCCGAGAATTAGTTTTCAAGTAACACAAGGAATAGATAACTTCCTGGATGGAGATTTTAATTTTACCAAAATAAATATCAAGGCATTACATCAAATTAAGTTTAGGAATAAATCAATCACCAATTTACAACTTGAACTAGGAAAGGCCTTTGGAGATTTACCCCTATCTGAACTTTTTCACACTTCCCCAAATAACCCGAACAAAACAAGTATCATGAGAAGATTTGCAGTGGGTGGAGGAAACAGTTTTGAAACCATGTATTTTAATGAATTTTTTTCAGATCAATTCACTTCCTTACAAATCAAACATTACTTCAACCGTTTAACAATAAGTCAAAAACTAAAACCTCAATTCGTTTTTGTCACAAGAGCTGCTATTGGGGATGTAGACAATATTGATAAACATGTAGGCGTCTCCTTTCAATCTCTACGACACGGTTATATGGAAACCGGATTGGAAATAAACAAGGTTTGGAAAGGATTTGGGCTGGCAGCCTTCTATCGATATGGTGCATACCACCTCCCAAGATTTGATAACAATATTTCCTTGAAATTCACATACTTTTTTAACCTAGGATTGTAA
- the frr gene encoding ribosome recycling factor: MNEEIDFILDTAKESMDGAIKHLEKELLNIRAGKASPQMLGSVFVDYYGSQTPLHQVANVSVPDARTITIQPWERNMLSAIEKAIMIANLGFNPMNNGDVIIISVPPLTEERRKDLVKQAKGEAEETKISIRSVRQDANKDIKKLEASEDLKKNAEADVQNLTDSYIKRIDEILAVKEAEILKV; this comes from the coding sequence ATGAACGAAGAAATTGATTTTATCCTAGACACCGCTAAAGAATCAATGGATGGTGCTATAAAACATCTTGAAAAGGAATTATTAAACATCCGAGCTGGCAAAGCTAGTCCTCAAATGCTAGGTAGCGTATTTGTTGACTATTATGGTTCACAAACACCATTACATCAAGTTGCCAATGTCAGCGTACCCGATGCGAGAACAATCACTATTCAGCCATGGGAACGCAATATGCTTTCTGCCATTGAAAAAGCAATAATGATTGCAAATCTAGGTTTCAATCCAATGAATAATGGTGACGTTATTATCATCAGCGTACCTCCTTTAACCGAAGAACGTCGAAAAGACCTTGTTAAACAAGCTAAAGGAGAGGCTGAAGAAACAAAAATAAGTATACGAAGTGTAAGACAAGATGCAAACAAAGACATCAAAAAACTTGAAGCTTCAGAAGATCTAAAGAAAAATGCAGAAGCAGATGTTCAAAATCTAACTGATAGCTACATAAAAAGAATAGATGAAATCCTTGCTGTCAAAGAAGCAGAAATCCTAAAGGTGTAA
- the pyrH gene encoding UMP kinase, producing the protein MKYKRILLKLSGEALMGDRQYGIDPHRLSEYAQDIKQVVEQGVEVAIVIGGGNIFRGVAGASNGMDRVQGDYMGMLATVINGLALQSALEDAGVYTRLQTAIKMEAIAEPFIKRRAVRHLEKGRVVIFGAGTGNPFFTTDSAAVLRAIEIEADVILKGTRVDGIYTADPEKDKSATKFEAITFEDVLKKGLKVMDSTAFTLSQENELPIIVFDMNKQGNLLKVVSGENIGTKVNL; encoded by the coding sequence ATGAAATACAAAAGAATTCTTTTAAAATTAAGTGGAGAGGCCTTAATGGGAGACCGCCAATATGGAATCGATCCTCATCGTTTATCCGAATACGCTCAAGACATCAAACAAGTAGTTGAACAAGGTGTAGAAGTAGCTATTGTAATTGGTGGTGGTAACATCTTTAGGGGTGTTGCAGGTGCTAGCAACGGAATGGATAGAGTTCAAGGCGATTACATGGGTATGCTAGCAACAGTAATCAACGGCCTAGCTTTACAAAGTGCTCTTGAAGATGCAGGTGTTTACACACGGCTTCAAACAGCTATTAAAATGGAAGCAATCGCAGAACCATTCATTAAGAGAAGAGCTGTACGTCATCTAGAGAAAGGACGTGTCGTTATCTTTGGTGCAGGAACAGGAAATCCCTTCTTTACTACCGACTCAGCAGCTGTACTTAGAGCCATAGAAATTGAAGCAGATGTAATATTAAAAGGGACTAGAGTAGATGGAATTTATACTGCGGATCCTGAAAAAGACAAATCAGCCACAAAATTTGAAGCTATCACCTTTGAAGATGTTCTCAAAAAAGGCTTAAAAGTGATGGATAGTACTGCATTTACTTTAAGTCAAGAAAACGAACTTCCTATAATTGTATTTGATATGAACAAACAAGGTAACCTTCTAAAGGTTGTCTCTGGGGAAAATATTGGAACTAAAGTTAACCTATAA
- the tsf gene encoding translation elongation factor Ts has translation MANITAADVNKLRQTTGAGMMDCKKALVEAEGNFEKAIEILRKKGQKVAANRADRESTEGAVIAKVNADNTRGVIVSLNCETDFVAKNESFINLATDLAEMALEFNSKEDFLAADYKGITVSEKLIEQTGVIGEKIEIGGFEILDAPFVGSYIHAGNKIATIVGFSANVAGAEEAAKNVAMQAAAMNPIALNEDGVDAEIIEKEIEIAKDQLRQEGKPEAMLDNIAKGKLARFFKDNTLVNQDYIKDNKLSVSAYVKSVDSNLTVTGFKRVALG, from the coding sequence ATGGCAAATATTACAGCCGCAGACGTAAATAAACTAAGACAGACTACCGGTGCTGGTATGATGGACTGCAAAAAAGCCTTAGTTGAAGCTGAAGGTAATTTTGAGAAAGCAATTGAAATCCTTCGTAAAAAGGGACAAAAGGTTGCAGCTAACCGCGCAGATAGAGAGTCTACTGAAGGTGCTGTTATTGCAAAAGTTAATGCAGACAACACGAGAGGTGTTATCGTATCACTTAATTGCGAAACTGACTTTGTTGCTAAAAATGAAAGCTTTATAAATTTAGCTACTGATCTAGCTGAAATGGCACTTGAATTCAATTCTAAGGAAGACTTCTTAGCTGCTGATTACAAAGGAATCACCGTTTCTGAAAAATTGATAGAGCAAACTGGAGTTATTGGCGAAAAAATTGAAATTGGTGGTTTCGAAATACTAGACGCTCCTTTTGTGGGATCATATATCCACGCTGGAAACAAAATAGCTACAATAGTAGGGTTTTCTGCTAACGTAGCAGGCGCTGAAGAAGCTGCTAAAAATGTGGCTATGCAAGCAGCAGCTATGAATCCAATAGCTCTTAATGAAGACGGTGTTGACGCTGAGATTATTGAAAAAGAAATCGAAATTGCTAAAGACCAACTTCGTCAAGAGGGCAAACCAGAAGCTATGTTAGACAACATTGCAAAAGGAAAACTTGCACGTTTCTTTAAAGACAACACTTTAGTTAACCAAGATTATATTAAGGACAACAAATTGAGTGTTTCGGCTTATGTAAAATCTGTAGACAGTAATCTTACTGTTACAGGATTCAAGCGTGTAGCATTAGGATAA
- the rpsB gene encoding 30S ribosomal protein S2, with protein sequence MANNIEVKDLLEAGVHFGHLTRKWNPNMAPYIYMERNGIHVINLYKTAAKLEEANEALKKIAASGRKILFVATKKQAKDIVAEKAGNVNMPYITERWPGGMLTNFVTIRKAVKKMAAIDKMKKDGTFDTLSKKEKLQVERLRAKLEKNLGSIADMTRLPGALFIVDTMREHIAVKEAQKLNIPIFAIVDTNSDPREVDYVIPANDDASKSIEKILSYVTTAVAEGLADRKSDKEVEGEDEAPKAKKAAKAEVETEVSEEEN encoded by the coding sequence ATGGCAAATAATATAGAAGTAAAAGATTTACTTGAGGCCGGTGTTCACTTTGGTCACCTTACACGTAAGTGGAACCCAAACATGGCCCCTTATATATACATGGAGCGTAACGGTATACACGTTATCAACCTGTATAAAACTGCTGCTAAATTAGAAGAGGCTAATGAAGCCCTTAAAAAAATCGCAGCTTCTGGTAGAAAAATTCTTTTCGTTGCTACCAAAAAACAAGCAAAAGATATCGTTGCTGAAAAAGCTGGAAATGTAAACATGCCTTACATCACTGAAAGATGGCCTGGCGGTATGCTTACCAACTTTGTTACTATTCGTAAAGCTGTTAAGAAAATGGCTGCGATTGACAAAATGAAGAAAGATGGTACTTTCGATACCCTTTCTAAAAAAGAAAAATTACAGGTAGAGCGTTTAAGAGCCAAATTAGAAAAAAACCTTGGCTCAATTGCTGATATGACCCGTCTTCCAGGTGCGTTATTTATTGTGGACACAATGCGCGAGCACATCGCGGTTAAAGAAGCTCAAAAATTAAACATTCCAATATTTGCGATAGTGGATACTAATTCTGACCCACGCGAGGTGGATTATGTAATTCCTGCTAACGATGATGCTTCTAAATCCATAGAGAAAATCTTGTCTTACGTTACTACTGCTGTTGCTGAAGGGCTTGCCGACAGAAAATCAGACAAAGAAGTAGAAGGCGAGGACGAAGCTCCAAAAGCAAAAAAAGCCGCTAAAGCTGAAGTTGAAACAGAAGTTAGCGAAGAAGAAAATTAA
- the rpsI gene encoding 30S ribosomal protein S9: MEVIHKIGRRKTAVARVYVSSGNGNITINKKDLNTYFTTSTLQYKVKQPLTLTNNEENFDVKVNVYGGGITGQAEAVRLAISRALCEVDAENRTTLKPEGLLTRDPRMVERKKFGQKKARKKFQFSKR, translated from the coding sequence ATGGAAGTAATTCACAAAATTGGCAGAAGAAAAACTGCAGTTGCTCGTGTTTATGTTTCTTCTGGAAATGGTAATATCACGATTAACAAAAAAGATTTGAACACTTACTTCACCACTTCTACTTTACAGTACAAAGTAAAACAACCTCTTACATTGACTAACAATGAGGAGAACTTTGACGTAAAAGTAAATGTATATGGTGGAGGAATAACAGGACAAGCTGAAGCTGTTCGTTTAGCCATCTCCAGAGCTCTTTGTGAAGTAGATGCTGAAAACAGAACTACACTTAAGCCTGAAGGTCTATTGACAAGAGATCCAAGAATGGTAGAGCGTAAGAAATTCGGTCAGAAGAAAGCTCGTAAGAAATTCCAGTTCTCTAAACGTTAA
- the rplM gene encoding 50S ribosomal protein L13, giving the protein MDTLSYKTISANKATVDKQWVLVDADGQTLGRLATKVAKLLRGKYKPSYTPHVDCGDNVVVINAEKINLTGNKWESKTYIRHTGYPGGQRETSAKQLLAKNPARIVEKSIKGMLPKNKLGADLFRNLKVYEGSEHKQAAQNPTTINLNDLK; this is encoded by the coding sequence GTGGACACATTAAGCTACAAAACAATCTCAGCCAACAAAGCTACCGTTGACAAGCAATGGGTACTAGTTGATGCTGATGGACAGACATTAGGTCGTCTTGCCACTAAGGTAGCCAAGCTACTTAGAGGAAAGTACAAACCTAGTTACACGCCGCACGTTGATTGTGGAGATAACGTAGTTGTTATCAACGCTGAGAAAATCAACTTAACTGGAAACAAGTGGGAATCTAAAACTTACATTCGCCACACAGGTTACCCAGGAGGTCAAAGAGAAACTTCTGCGAAACAATTATTAGCCAAAAATCCGGCTCGTATCGTAGAAAAATCAATCAAAGGAATGCTACCTAAAAACAAACTTGGAGCAGACCTATTCCGCAATTTAAAAGTGTACGAAGGATCAGAGCACAAGCAAGCCGCTCAAAATCCTACTACAATTAATTTAAACGATCTTAAATAA
- a CDS encoding SusC/RagA family TonB-linked outer membrane protein: protein MRENFKFLLVMFMSLIIQLGYSQEKRVSGAVTDQGGVPLPGVNVSVKGTSNGTQTDFDGKYSITVSQGQILVFSYIGMKTIERTVGAANVLNVALAEDTQALEEVVVVGYGVQRKRDVTGAITQVGGAEIASLASPSFESQLAGRAAGVQITTGNGVIGEAPRIRIRGIGSISSGTYPLIVVDGMPITTGDVGGYASTNALGDINPADIESMEILKDGSATAIYGSRAANGVILITTKKGKEGRMAVNYSNYLGVAKPVKAFDLLRTEDFITISNEKRSNRGQSPWASGNDFDTDWQDAVLVNNAFQQDHILSLNGGTEKTQYYASVGYTSQEGVTLANDMERFSMRTNVDQRVNDWLKLGASLAVTRTEYNGLNTGTNSLSGNIFSTIRQHPNVPIYNPNHPTGYNIDFASPAIVGRWDNNTTIGDNVPNIVYVLHKNVYNSKVNRTLANIYADIKLHSTLNFKTQINADESLTSGFLYWNPVHGDGNGSNGRVQNNQNNITNWNWQNILSYNNTFAEDHNVGLVLISEYQKLRAQNFSGIGTNLLNEFFNQNLVSDTYSIPDSGGGISENGIISFAGRFNYNYKNKYYVQGSLRRDGLSKLPFSNKYGTFPGISLGWTMSKENFMASLSDVVSDLKIRASYAEVGNTSIGNYSYFGAYGASRYADTNGTGYSQFFNPDLKWETSEKWDIGLDLSMFNNRLTFTFDWFKNNQNGLILAVPTPMSFGIPGNSYSDNIGSLVNKGLEFSIGGTAIDKGDLKWDLNANVSFVENEITELYLNQDQIFTNNIRRVGESMNALWGYRYWGVNSANGNPVYYKSNGTLVQGIIGSGVYRVFDPNNPGDISQSASLSSASDKQILGQVVPKYFGSLNSKMTYKNFDFGFMFRFSGGNKIFNATRRELMNLNFTNNGTEILGRWQSVENPGDGWTPKLRASDNTFSNLSSHATTRFVEKGDFIKLDNLNIGYTLPKSITEKISIDKMRVFVQGQNLWIISDYSGIDPEMENSGVDLNGTPRSSIFTVGFNVSL from the coding sequence ATGAGAGAAAATTTCAAATTCCTCTTAGTGATGTTTATGTCCTTAATTATTCAATTGGGCTACTCACAAGAGAAGAGAGTTTCAGGGGCAGTGACAGATCAGGGAGGTGTGCCTCTTCCTGGGGTGAATGTTTCTGTGAAGGGTACATCCAATGGTACTCAGACTGATTTTGATGGTAAGTATTCCATTACTGTAAGTCAAGGTCAGATTTTGGTGTTCTCATATATAGGTATGAAAACTATTGAGCGTACAGTTGGAGCTGCTAATGTTTTAAATGTTGCTTTGGCTGAGGATACTCAGGCGTTAGAGGAAGTGGTTGTTGTAGGTTATGGCGTACAGCGTAAACGTGATGTAACTGGTGCTATTACCCAAGTTGGTGGTGCTGAAATAGCTTCGTTAGCCTCTCCGAGTTTTGAGTCTCAATTAGCAGGTAGAGCTGCCGGTGTGCAGATTACAACTGGTAATGGTGTGATTGGTGAGGCACCTAGAATTCGTATTAGAGGGATTGGGTCAATTTCTTCTGGTACGTATCCATTAATTGTTGTGGATGGAATGCCTATCACTACAGGAGATGTTGGAGGTTATGCATCAACAAATGCATTGGGAGATATTAACCCTGCTGACATTGAATCAATGGAGATTCTTAAGGATGGTTCAGCTACAGCTATTTATGGATCTCGTGCAGCTAATGGTGTAATACTCATTACTACAAAGAAAGGTAAAGAGGGACGTATGGCTGTAAATTATAGTAACTATTTGGGTGTTGCTAAGCCAGTTAAGGCATTTGATCTTTTAAGAACTGAAGATTTTATTACCATAAGTAATGAGAAAAGATCTAATAGAGGACAATCCCCATGGGCAAGTGGAAATGATTTTGATACGGATTGGCAAGACGCGGTATTAGTCAATAATGCATTTCAACAAGATCATATTTTGTCATTAAATGGAGGAACTGAAAAAACTCAGTATTACGCTTCTGTAGGGTATACTTCTCAGGAAGGTGTAACCTTGGCAAATGATATGGAGCGTTTTTCCATGAGGACTAATGTCGATCAAAGAGTAAATGATTGGTTAAAATTGGGAGCTTCTTTAGCTGTTACTAGAACTGAGTATAATGGTCTAAATACAGGAACGAATTCACTTTCAGGTAATATCTTTAGTACCATTCGACAACATCCTAACGTTCCAATTTATAATCCAAATCATCCTACTGGGTATAATATCGATTTTGCAAGCCCTGCTATAGTTGGAAGATGGGATAACAACACAACTATTGGGGATAACGTTCCAAATATTGTTTATGTTTTACATAAAAATGTCTACAATTCTAAAGTAAATAGGACATTGGCGAACATATATGCTGATATTAAACTTCATTCAACTCTTAATTTTAAAACACAAATTAATGCTGATGAATCATTGACTTCCGGATTTTTATATTGGAATCCTGTTCATGGTGATGGTAATGGTAGCAATGGTCGTGTACAAAATAATCAAAATAATATCACGAATTGGAACTGGCAAAATATTCTTTCTTATAATAATACTTTTGCAGAGGATCATAATGTTGGATTGGTTTTGATTTCAGAATATCAGAAACTAAGAGCACAGAATTTTTCTGGGATTGGGACTAATTTACTTAACGAGTTCTTTAACCAGAATTTAGTTTCTGATACTTATTCTATTCCTGATTCAGGTGGGGGAATTAGCGAAAATGGAATTATTTCCTTCGCTGGTAGATTTAACTATAACTATAAGAACAAATATTATGTTCAAGGATCTCTACGTCGGGATGGTCTTTCAAAGTTACCTTTTAGTAATAAGTATGGAACATTCCCAGGAATTTCTCTAGGATGGACTATGTCCAAGGAAAATTTTATGGCATCGTTAAGTGATGTTGTATCAGATTTAAAGATTAGAGCTTCTTATGCAGAAGTAGGTAATACTAGTATTGGTAACTATTCTTATTTTGGAGCTTATGGAGCATCCCGTTATGCTGATACTAATGGTACTGGATATTCGCAATTCTTTAACCCTGACTTAAAATGGGAAACTAGTGAAAAATGGGATATTGGATTGGATTTAAGTATGTTTAATAATCGGTTGACATTTACATTCGATTGGTTTAAAAACAATCAAAATGGGTTGATTTTGGCTGTACCTACACCTATGTCGTTTGGTATACCAGGCAATAGTTATTCTGATAATATTGGTTCATTGGTTAATAAAGGCCTTGAATTTTCTATTGGTGGTACGGCTATTGATAAGGGGGATCTTAAATGGGATCTTAATGCAAATGTTTCTTTTGTAGAGAATGAAATTACTGAGTTGTACTTAAATCAAGATCAAATATTTACCAATAATATTCGTAGAGTTGGAGAGTCAATGAATGCTTTGTGGGGATATCGCTATTGGGGTGTGAATTCTGCCAATGGAAACCCAGTTTATTATAAATCTAACGGGACATTAGTTCAAGGTATTATTGGTTCAGGAGTTTATCGCGTCTTTGATCCTAATAATCCAGGAGATATATCTCAGTCAGCTTCCTTAAGTTCCGCCTCCGATAAGCAAATTCTAGGTCAAGTTGTGCCGAAATATTTCGGTTCCTTAAATTCTAAAATGACATACAAAAATTTTGATTTCGGTTTTATGTTCAGATTTAGTGGAGGTAATAAAATTTTTAACGCTACGCGTAGAGAATTGATGAATCTTAATTTTACTAATAATGGGACTGAGATTTTAGGAAGATGGCAAAGTGTTGAAAACCCGGGTGATGGATGGACTCCAAAATTAAGAGCTTCCGATAATACCTTTTCAAACCTTAGCAGTCATGCAACCACACGTTTTGTTGAAAAAGGTGATTTTATTAAGTTGGATAATCTAAATATTGGATATACTCTTCCGAAGTCAATAACTGAAAAGATCAGTATAGATAAGATGCGAGTTTTTGTTCAGGGGCAAAACCTTTGGATTATTTCTGATTATTCTGGTATTGATCCTGAAATGGAGAATTCGGGTGTTGATTTAAATGGAACGCCTAGATCCAGTATTTTTACAGTAGGATTTAATGTAAGTCTATAA